TGCGATAAACTAAGTCCTTTTACTTTTAATAGCCAGGATTATGATTGTGCCATGCCTTTTTTCGATGAAAAACATCAAACTCTTTATTATTGTTCCAATAAACCCGGAGGTTTTGGTTCGTGGGATATTTACTCCAGTAATTACAATAATGGAAAATGGAACGAACCTGTAAATTTAGGAGATCAGGTAAATACACCCTTTACGGATATTTTTCCACAAATTAGTGATTATGGATTGTTGTTTTCCACCAATGGTCGCATAGGAGCCGGAGGTTTTGATAATTACCTTTTTTCATTCAAAGACAAAATAGCTCACAACCTTGCAGTTTTTAACAGTCCTGAAGACGATTTTTGTCTGCAGGAAATAAATAATACAAGCATAGGTATTCAAAATGGACAATTGGTAGATTATCAGTTATCCGTTAAAAATTTCTTGTCGGATATTAAAAAACAGGAAGCTGAATTGATTGCTTTTCTATATCCTGAAAGGCTTGAGGCAGCCAAAAGATCAAAAGTTAGACAGGACTCTTTGCAGAATGTTGCAAAGCAAATAAAACTAAGGAAAGAAAAAGAAGAATACGAAAAAAAGCTGGTTCAGTGGAACTCGCTTAAGAATCTTTACTACGAAATTGAACAGACAAATATAAAGCAGTGGCAAAAGCCAAGAATTGATTCAATAATTCAAACAATTTCCGATTTACAGGTCAAGCAGGTATATCTTATTGCTTATGCTGATGGTTTTGGGACTTCTTTATTCAATCGGTCAATTGCCTCTAAACGTGCTTTTTCTATGATGGATTATCTTGCCAGCCATGAGAATTTAAAAGGAGTGAGTTTTATTCCTGTAATCATGGGTGAAACATTGTCTACTCCTGATAAATCAGACTGTAAAACAAGAAAGGTAGAGTTTAAAATTGCTAGAGAAGCATTCTCAGCTAAAGGATTGCTCGCAGTTTTATCGCAAGAAGAGCCAGATTCGATATTATCTCAAAATTATCAGTCAACAGATTTACCCCAATCAAACAAACTTAAATACCAGAAAGTAAGGGCATGGCATAAGGTGCTTGCTGGCGAAACAATAGGAGAAATTAGTCTGAAATACAATTGCCCGATTCAAAGAATTGAACAAATGAATAATATTAATGACGGCATTATTATGCTGAATGAGTATTTGTTTATTCCAGAAGAAAATATAACAAACTTAACTAAGAACAATAACTAAATCCTAAGATATGAGACGATTTTACTTTTTAATGTTCGTAATTTACTTCCTTTCTCATTTTAGTGCTTCGGCACAGGAAGGTGGAGTAAGTATAGGGAAAGGGCAAAATGCTGCTCATCCTAATGCTATTTTGGAACTTTTTTCTGAAGATAAAGGACTCCTTATTCCACGCATAAGTACAATACAACGAATTAATATGTTCGCTAGCGAAGACTTTGATGCTAAAGGTATGATGGTTTTCGATAATGATAAGAATAAATTCTATTTCTGGAGTGGAAGCTCCTGGATTATAATAGGAGAAGAATTTAGATTGACAGAAGACGATATAGATGCTTTTGTGTCCAATAACGGTTATCAGTTAAGTGCCGATGATGGAGATACTGATGCTGCTAATGAAATTCAGGATTTGAATATGCAAGGTCATATTCTTAGCATTACTCAAAATGGTGAGGCTACTGCTATTGATTTTAGTAAATACCTGGAGACAGAAAGTATTTTGGCTAATACCAAGGCTATTGATGCAGAGAAATTAAGAGCCATAGCAGCAGAAAAAGCCAATGCAGATGCCATATCAGCAGAAGCGACAAGAGCAACAGGAGCCGAGACAACACTTCAAGCAAATATTGCATCAGAAGCAGCAACAGCCAGAGCCGCAGAAAAAGCCAATGCAGATGCCATATCAGCAGAAGCGACAAGAGCCACAGGAGCTGAGACAAAACTTCAAGCAAATATTGAAGCAGAAGCAACAACAGCGAGAGCCGCAGAAAAAGCCAATGCAGATGCCATATCAGCCGAAGCGATACGAGCCACAGGAGCCGAGACAACCCTTCAAGCAAATATTGAAGCCGAAGCAACAACAGCCAGAGCCGCAGAAAAAGCCAATGCAGATGCCATATCAGCCGAAGCGATACGAGCCACAGGAGCCGAGACAACCCTTCAAGCAAATATTGAAGCCGAAGCAACAACAGCAAGAGCTGCAGAAAAAGCCAATGCAGATGCCATATCAGCAGAAGCGACAAGAGCCACAGGAGCCGAGACAACACTTCAAGCAAATATTGAAGCCGAAGCAACAACAGCCAGAGCCGCAGAAAAAGCCAATGCAGATGCCATAACAGCCGAAGCGATACGAGCCACAGGAGCCGAGACAACCCTTCAAGCAAATATTGAAGCCGAAGCAACAACAGCCAGAGCCGCAGAAAAAGCCAATGCAGATGCCATATCAGCCGAAGCGATACGAGCCACAGGAGCCGAGACAACCCTTCAAGCAAATATTGAAGCAGAAGCAACAACAGCCAGAGCCGCAGAAAAAGCCAATGCAGATGCCATATCAGCAGAAGCGACAAGAGCAACAGGAGCTGAGACAACACTTCAAGCAAATATTGCATCAGAAGCAGCAACAGCCAGAGCCGCAGAAAAAGCCAATGCAGATGCCATATCAGCAGAAGCAGCCAGAGCAACTTTAGCAGAAACAACCCTTCAAGCAAATATTGAAGCCGAAGCAACAACAGCCAGAGCCGCAGAAAAAGCCAATGCAGATGCCATATCAGCCGAAGCGATACGAGCCACAGGAGCCGAGACAACGTAACCATCCGACCAAGCCCATCTTTTCTTTCATTTTTCGATAATTTAATTTTGGAGCATGACAAAAGAAGAAATCATGTTTAAGGAGGTTGAGTTGTATTTGGAGAGCGATTTAAATCAGTATGAATTTTCGAAGGGAAAAGATTATACCCGACACGGATTACAGTATTGGCTGAAAAAATACCGTTTGCAAAATCCAAGTGAGGGATCCTGTCAATCTGAAGGGCATTTTCAAGAGATCAATTTATCGGATGGCAAAAAACAGGCTGAAAAAGTTATGGAAATCACGACAAAATCGGGAACTCAAATTATAATTTACGAGTAGATGATTGCAATTTCAACCAACACAAAAATATTTGTCTACAGTCAGCCTTGTGATATGCGCAAGGGCTTCGATGGCTTATCGGGTCTGGTACAAAACAGGATGCAATTGGATCCTATGAATGGATACCTTTTTGTGTTTTTTAATAAAAACAGGACTCATGTAAAGATATTATCCTGGGATAGCGATGGATTTTGTATTTATTACAAACGTTTGGAAAAAGGCACTTTTAAGCGACCAACAGCACGAATTGATACTCCTAATTTTGAGTTAACTAATGAAGAATTATTCATGATTTTACAGGGAATTGATTTTGAAAAATGCAAGAAACGTAGAAGATATTTATCTACAAATTTTGTTGATTAAAATTCTATGAATAATCAGGTTTTTAGAAGGCTTTGATGTATTTTAACATCATGAGTTTAAAGCTGGAAAATAAGAACAAAGATGAACTTTTGGAGTTAATTCAAAAGCAAAATTTGTTGATTCAGGAAAATGAACAGATCATTACCAGCCAACAAAACTATATCAAACAATTACAGCGCATTGCATTTGGTAGTAAAAGTGAACGTTTTGCAAAAGGTTCTGTTGACGAAAATCAATTAAGCCTATCTTTCGAAGAACTTGCCCAAAAAGATAAAGATATAAAGGATGAAACCGTAAAGGAAAAGATCAGTTATACCCGTAAAAAAGCCAGCAATCATAAAGGAAGAAACAAATTGCCGGAACATTTGCCTGTGCGTGAAATCATCATTAATCCGGAAGAAAATATAAATGGCTTAAAGAAAATTGGCGAGGAAAGAACCGAGATTTTAGAATATACACCAGGTAAGTTTTTCAAGTTGGTTTTAATTCGTCCAAAATACGAAAAAGAAAATCAGGAAGGTGTCTTAATTGCTAATATGCCCTCACGTCCCATTGAAAAATGTTTGGCCGGAAATGCCCTTTTATCTTCTATTTTGATTAATAAATATGTGGATCATCTGCCATTGTATCGTCAACGCCAGATTTTCAAACGAGCTGATATCGAAATTGCTCCATCAACTATCGATTCATGGGTACAGCAGTTGGGTGATCTGTTAAATCCGCTGTATGAAGCCATGGTAAATACTGTTAAAAATGATGGTTACCTGCAGGCTGATGAAACGCCAACCCGGGTTTTAGATAAACAGAAAAAAGGCAAAACCCATCGTGGATTTTATTGGGTTTATCATTCGCCGCTAAAACGGATGGTTGTTTTCGATTATCAAAAGAGGCGAAATAAGGATGCTCCCCGAAAAATATTGAATGAATTTGCCGGATATTTGCAAACCGACGGATATAAAGTTTACGATCAGTATAAAAATAAAAAAGAAGTTACCCATTTGGCCTGTTGGGCTCATGCCCGCCGATATTTTGAAAAAGCACTGGATCAAGATCAAACCAGAGCCGAATTTGCAATGCTCCAAATTCAAAAGATATATGCCATTGAAAGAGAAATATCAGATTTATCTGCTGATCAGAAAAAAGCTGTTCGCCTGGAAAAATCGCTTCCGGTTTTGAATAATTTTGGAAAATGGATTTGTAATGAAAGCAAGTTGGTACTTCCCAAAAGTCCCATTGGAAAGGCATTTTTATATGCCATTAATTTATGGGATAGTCTGCTGGCATATCTATATAACGGAGAATTGTTGATCGATAACAATCCTATTGAAAACAGTATTCGTCCCAATGCACTTGGTCGCAAAAATTACCTGTTTGCAGGATCGCATGAAGGTGCAAAAAGAACAGCTATGTTCTATACATTCTTTGGAACCTGTAAAATGCACAATGTAGATCCTCAAAAATGGCTCAATTCAGTACTTGAACAAATTGCAGATCATAAAGTGAATAAATTGTATGAGCTATTTCCTCAGAATTTAATGTAGTTGGCCGGATGGGTACGAGACAACACTTCAAGCAAATATTGAAGCCGAAGCAACAACAGCCAGAGCCGCAGAAAAAGCCAATGCAGATGCCATATCAGCAGAAGCGACAAGAGCAACAGGAGCTGAGACAACACTTCAAGCAAATATTGAAGCCGAAGCAACAACAGCCAGAGCTGCAGAAAAAGCCAATGCAGATGCCATATCAGCAGAAGCAGCCAGAGCAACTTTAGCAGAAACAACCCTTCAAGCAAATATTGAAGCCGAAGCAACAACAGCCAGAGCCGCAGAAAAAGCCAATGCAGATGCCATATCAGCCGAAGCGATACGAGCCACAGGAGCCGAGACAACACTTCAAGCAAATATTGAAGCCGAAGCAACAACAGCCAGAGCCGCAGAAAAAGCCAATGCAGATGCCATATCAGCAGAAGCAGCCAGAGCAACTTTAGCAGAAACAACACTTCAAGCAAATATTGAAGCCGAAGCAACAACAGCAAGAGCTGCAGAAAAAGCCAATGCAGATGCCATATCAGCAGAAGCGACAAGAGCCACAGGAGCCGAGACAACACTTCAAGCAAATATTGAAGCCGAAGCAACAACAGCCAGAGCCGCAGAAAAAGCCAATGCAGATGCCATATCAGCTGAAGCGACAAGAGCCACAGGAGCCGAGACAACCCTTCAAGCAAATATTGAAGCCGAAGCAACAACAGCAAGAGCTGCAGAAAAAGCCAATGCAGATGCCATATCAGCAGAAGCGACAAGAGCCACAGGAGCCGAGACAACACTTCAAGCAAATATTGAAGCCGAAGCAACAACAGCCAGAGCCGCAGAAAAAGCCAATGCAGATGCCATATCAGCTGAAGCGACAAGAGCCACAGGAGCCGAGACAACCCTTCAAGCAAATATTGAAGCCGAAGCAACAACAGCCAGAGCAGCAGAAAAAGCCAATGCAGATGCGATATCAGATGAAACAACAAGAGCCAAAGGAGCTGAGACAACACTTCAAGCAAATATTGAAGCCGAAGCAACAACAGCCAGAGCTGCAGAAAAAGCCAATGCAGATGCCATATCAGCAGAAGCAGCCAGAGCAACTTTAGCAGAAACAACCCTTCAAGCAAATATTGAAGCCGAAGCAACAACAGCGAGAGCCGCAGAAAAAGATAATGCAGATGCCATATCAGCAGAAGCGACAAGAGCCACAGGAGCTGAGACAAAACTTCAAGCAAATATTGAAGCAGAAGCAACAACAGCGAGAGCCGCAGAAAAAGCCAATGCAGATGCCATATCAGCTGAAGCGACAAGAGCCACAGGAGCTGAGACAACACTTCAAGCAAATATTGAAGCCGAAGCAACAACAGCCAGAGCCGCAGAAAAAGCCAATGCAGATGCGATATCAGATGAAACAACAAGAGCCAAAGGAGCCGAGACAACACTTCAAGCAAATATTGAAGCCGAAGCAACAACAGCCAGAGCAGCAGAAAAAGCCAATGCAGATGCCATATCAGCAGAAGCAGCACGAGCAGCTTTAGCAGAAACGGCACTTCAAACAAATATTGAAGCAGAAGCAACAACAGCGAGAGCCGCAGAAAAAGCCAATGCAGATGCCATATCAGCAGAAGCGACAAGAGCTTCAGATGCAGAATCAGCTTTGACTACTGCCATCACAGCCATTAACACCTTGGCAGGTGGAAAAATCTACCTGGGAAATGCGAGTAATGTAGCAACAGAAGTAAGTTTAACAGGAGATGTTACCATTGATAATTCAGGAGTAAGTACCATTGGAACAAGTAAAGTTATTAGTTCTATGATCAGTGATGAAACAATTGTAGCAGCAGATATTAAAGAAGGAGCCGTAACAACTTCAGAAATTTTGAATGGAACAATACTTGATGAAGATGTAAATTCAAGTGCAGCAATTGCAGGAACAAAAATAGATCCGGATTTTGGATCTCAAAATATTAGTACATCTGGAAATGTTTCAGTCGGTGGAAATTTAGGAGTGAATGGAGCTTCAAGTCTTAATAGTACTCTTAATGTATCCGGAATTAGTACATTCACAAATAATACTGCATCTAACACAAAAAATACTGGAGCCATAGTTGTAGCAGGAGGAGTAGGTGTTGGTGAAAATCTAAATGTTGGAGGTTATCTGGCAACATCGGGAAACATATCAACGGGTTCTAATTTAATAGTAACAGGAAATGCTAGTTTAAATAGTAATTTAGCTGTTGCAGGGAATACCACATTTACATCAAATGTAACTTTCCAGAATTCTTCACCAAGCATTGCTCCTTTAACGGCTGATGCTCCCGTATTTACGAATAGTTTCAATAAGTTGGTATCAAGAGCAACTACAGGAAGTGGAAGTGTTGTTTTAGCAGAATCACCTGCTTTAACAGGAACTCCAACAGCTCCTACAGCCTCTGCTGGAACTAACACTACACAAATCGCAACTACAGCATTTGTGACTGCCGTTAATGTTACGCAACAAAATAATATCGATGCTCTTCAAGCCGATGTGAATCAGAATGAATCAGATAGTGATGCAGCCGATGCAGCTCAAACTACAGCATTAAAAGCTTATGCCGATGCAGCAGAATCAGATGCAGTTTCATCAGCAAATACTTATACCGATGGAAGAGAAACAGCTATAACAACAGCTTATAAAGCTTATGCAGACGCGGCAGAATCAGATGCGAATACACATTCAGATGATGCAGATACAGCTCAAACTACAACATTAAAAGCTTATGCCGATGCAGCCGAAACAGATGCAGTTTCATCAGCAAACACTTATACCGATGGAAGAGAAACAGCTATAACCACAGCTTATAAAGCTTACGCAGATACAGCAGAATCGGATGCAATTTCAGCATCGAATACACATTCAGATGATGCAGATGCAACTCAAACTACAACATTAAAAGCTTATGCCGATGCAGCCGAAACAGATGCAGTTTCATCAGCAAACACTTATACCGATGGAAGAGAAACAGCTATAACAATAGCTTATAAAGCATATGCTGATACTGCAGAATCGGATGCAATTTCAGCATCGAATACACATTCAGATGATGCAGATGCAACTCAAACTACAACATTAAAAGCTTATGCCGATGCAGCAGAATCAGATGCAGTTTCATCAGCAAATACTTATACCGATGGAAGAGAAACAGCTATAACAACAGCTTATAAAGCTTATGCAGATCGCGATGCAGAATCAGATGCGAATACACATTCAGATGATGCAGATACAGCTCAAACTACAACATTAAAAGCTTATGCCGATGCAGCCGAAACAGATGCAGTTTCATCAGCAAACACTTATACCGATGGAGAGAAACAGACCACACAGCTTACGCAGATACAGCAGAATCGGATGCAATTTCAGCATCGAATACACATTATGATGCAATGCAACTCAAACTACAACATTAAAAGCTTATGCCGATGCAGCCGAAACAGATGCAGTTTCATCAGCAAACACTTATACCGATGGAAGAGAAACAGCTATAACCACAGCTTATAAAGCTTACGCAGATACAGCAGAATCGGATGCAATTTCAGCATCGAATACACATTCAGATGATGCAGATGCAACTCAAACTACAACATTAAAAGCTTATGCCGATGCAGCCGAAACAGATGCAGTTTCATCAGCAAACACTTATACCGATGGAAGAGAAACAGCTATAACAATAGCTTATAAAGCTTACGCAGATACAGCAGAATCGGATGCAATTTCAGCATCGAATACACATTCAGATGATGCAGATGCAACTCAAACTACAACATTAAAAGCTTATGCAGATACAGCAGAATCAGATGCGGTTTCAGCAGCGAATACACATTCAGATGATGCAGATGCAACTCAAACTACAACATTAAAAGCTTATGCCGATGCAGCCGAAACAGATGCAGTTTCATCAGCAAACACTTATACCGATGGCAGAGAAACAGCTATAACCACAGCTTATAAAGCATATGCAGATGCAGCAGAATCAGATGCGATTTCAGCAGCCGCAGCTGATGCAACAACAAAAGCAAATGCAGCACTAGCCGCAGCAGGTGTATTAGTTACAGCAGAAGAAACAAGCAGAATAAATGCTGATTTATTAAAAGCAAACATAGCATCACCAACATTCACAGGAACACCAGCTGCTCCAACCGCAACAGCAGGTACGAATACAACACAGTTAGCAACAACAGCTTTTGTCGGGAATGCGATAGCTGCAGCGGTTAGAGAAGTAGCGGATGAGTTTACGGCAACAGCAGCTCAAACCTCTTTTACCTTATCACAGATACCATCAGTTAACAGTAAAGTGAAGATGTATGTTAATGGTATTAGAATTAGTAATACTGCTTATAGTACAAGTGGAACTACACTAACCTATGTGCCGGCAAATAATGGGGGGTATGCTCTGACAGCCGGAGATAGAATTCAAATGGATTTTTATTATTGATATGATATTTAATATCTAATTCACACACACAGTAAGATGATTAAAAATACTCAACGCTAGTGATTTTACTTGCCATAGCTTGTCACTTGTCACTTGCCACTTGAAGCTAATTTTAAACAGATGAATCGAGCATGAAAATCTCATTATCTAATATACATACAGCAAGATAATTAAAATAATCTAAAAAAGATGAGAAAACTTTACTCTACCTTATTACTATTCATTATAGGATTAATGTCTCCGAATTTTGTCGTAGCCAGTAATTATGACATTGAACATTTGGTGTTTATTGATAAATCGTTACCCGATTATAAAATATTGGAGTCAAGTATTAATCTACAAGCTTCAGCAATCATTTTAATTGACCCTGAGAACTATGAAGGGGTTCTGAAAATAACAGAGGAAATTCAAAAGTATGATGAGTTACAATCGATTCATATTGTAGAACACGCAAAGCCTGCAGAGATCATTTTGGGGGCTGATAGTTTTTGGAAGGATGACCTGTACATGATTCAAAAAGAATTAAATTCCTGGAAGAGTCATTTAACTGCAGGTGCTGATCTGTTTTTGTATGGATGTTCTTTAGCCGATACAGAGCAAGGGAAAGAGACAGTTGATTTAATGGCTTCGCTAACTGGAATGGATGTGATAGCTTCAACCAACTTAACTGGACACTCTTCTTTGAATGGCGACTGGAAGCTTGAATATAAGACCGGCACAATTGTGTCACCTATCGCTTTTTCAACGGAAATAAAAAATTACAAACATACTTTACAATCCTTGAATTATTCAGATTTAAGAACTTTTGAAGAGATAAATGAGGGAACTTCGAGTTATTATTTTGGGGATTGGACCTATCCTGACGGGACGGGACGTACGGCTTATCAATCTAAAAATACGGGTAAACCAGTTTATTTATTAAGTAAAGAATCTGGCTATTTGAATCAGGTCTATAAAGGAACTATTACAGTAAGTGCTTCCGATGACGATGATATCGGTTTTGCTTTTGGTTTTAATGGTGTAAATGATACTTATATTTGGTCGTGGGATAGTAAAGGACTTGCTATGGGAGTTAGAAGTGGTGGCGCCCATTTACTATATCATAAAACGGGTTCTGGATATTCATTCCCAGATTTAGGAACAGTAATAGCAAAAGGTCCAAACAATGATCCTTGGGTACGAGGAGTAACTTATCAGATAGAAATTTTATATACGGTTAATAGAATTAGGATTAAGGTTAATGGAGTAGAAAAATTTAATGTCACAGCTGCTGAAGCTAATGTAGAGAAGTTCCCTGCTGGAAAATTTGGTTTTTATAACTTGTCACAAGCAGGAGTAACTTTTGGGAATATGCAGAATGCACCTGCTTCCGATGATCCAGTTCCTCCAACAGCTCAGGATGATTCTTATGGAATGGCTCCTAATACAACTTTAACAGTCGATTATTTAGACGGTATTCTGAAAAACGACTACGATGCCAATCTTGATGAATTCACCATTGTTAAAATGTCTGATGTGAGTCATGGAACTTTGTCTTTAGATACTAATGATGGAAGTTTTACTTACATACCAACTACAAATTATCAGGGCGCTGATGAGTTTACCTATAAATTGGTTCAGAATGATAATGGTAGTGAATCAGCAGTTAGAACAGTCGCTTTTGGAATTATAACTAATAATCAGGCTCCAACTGATATTCAGTTATCCAATAGTTCAATAAGCGAAGGAGCTGCCAATAATACGAGCATTGGTGTCTTAACCACTACTGATACTAATAATCCTGATGATGAACATGATTATTCTTTGTCAGACAATGGAGGTGGTCGTTTTACTGTAAATGGGAACAATTTAATCGTATTGAATTCTTCTCTATTAACTCCTGGAGACTATTCAATAACGGTTCGCTCAACAGATTTAATGGGAGAATCCTATACCGAATCTTTTACAGTTTCAGTTATAGCTAATGCAAAACCTACTAGTTCCAATACCCAGGTTTCAATGAGCAGTGGTTCAACTTATTCTTTTCAGAGTAGTGATTTCTCTTTTAACGATGCCGATGGAGATACATTTGGAGGAATTAGAATTGAAACTGCTGAAACAGCTGGCGATTTAGAGTATAATGATTCTGATGTTTTTAATATGTCTGTTATTAATGATATCTCATTACTTAAGTTTAAAGCTCCTGCTAATGCTTCAGGAAACCCGTATTCAACTTTTACATTTAAAGTTGTCGATTCTAGGGGAGGAATTAGTACTTCTACTTATACAATGAGTATTGAAGTAATAAATAATCCACCTGTATTTACAGCTCCTTCAGCTGCATTCGATATTTCAAATGCAGAATACACTGGTAAAAGTATTAATGCCGTTTCAGGATTTTCCACCAAGGGCGTAACGTTTTCCAAAGGTGGAATGAAAATGTATTTGTCAGGATTATTTGATGGTAAAGTAGTCGAATATGATCTGAGTACACCGTATGATATTTTAACAGCTAATTTTGTTCAGGAAAAAGTATTATCTGGTGTTGTCGAGCGTTTTTTGGATATACAGTTAAATTCAGATGGAAGCAAATTATTTATGGCAAAGCAGTCTGGGACGGTTCAGGAGTATATTCTGTCAACGCCATATGATATTAGTACTATGAGTTTGAACTACACATTGAATGTTGTTTCGGATGATTATGGTATTTATTTTAGTAATGATGGCTTAATATTATATGTAGTTGGAGAGGATACTAAGAAGATATCTCAATACAATCTGAGCACGGCTTTTGACTTATCTACTGCGAGCAATAGTGGTAATAGTTTCACTCTTGGATCAGAGGCTTCCAATTGTATGGATGTAACATTTAGTACAAATGGAGACAAGATGTTGGTTATGAGTTCCTGGAATGGTATATGGGAATATAACCTAAGTATACCCTTTAATATTTCAACTGCGGTATTTGCGGGATCAGATAAAGGTTTTGATCCTGGTACTCAGGAAGCTGATGCCTATGGTATGGCATTTAATACTAACGGAGATAAGTTTTATATTGTAGGTGCCGATAAAAAAGTTTACCAATATGAGATTACTGCTTCTGTAGATTTTGCCGAAAACGGAACTGGTACAGTTACTGATGCAGATGCCAATGATGGCGACGGTGGTGCAGATAATTCTGGCATTACCTACAGTTTGACATCAGGTGGAGATAATGACCTGTTTAATATTAACCAGACTTCCGGAGTAATTACTTTCAAATCTGCTCCTGACTGGGAAAATCCAGGTGATTCGGATACTGACAATGTTTATGAGATTACAGTTATTGCTAATGATGGAAGTGCGAGCAATAATATAAGTAACCAGGATGTTAGTATTACTGTGACCGATGTTGAGGAAAATTATCTGGCATCAGTTACAACCCAGGCAGTTTCATCCATCTCGACTACAACTGCCACAGCTAATGGAACTATATCTGATTTGGGATTTCCAAACCCAACAGCTCATGGCGTTTGCTGGAATACAACAGGTACACCAACCATTTTGAATGGCGTGGTAAATAATGGAGCAGCTTCAGCAACGGGAGCATTTACAGCTTCTATGAGCTCTCTTT
This genomic interval from uncultured Marinifilum sp. contains the following:
- a CDS encoding LysM peptidoglycan-binding domain-containing protein gives rise to the protein MINLIQNRNLLLALLFVVCCFSSSTTYSQKTAKNIFKCLQKGELEKIVKLSAEEISTLEKADDLRSVGKILLEDLQYGKSAICYQQLLSEHKTSLLASDYMNYYFCLLNTGKQELVLKSGKQQVDSNKWVKMLKISARAQSYFASQEKINPLLIESNIYPSYGFSLTQDTLRYFTEKNQEVKDVLLEETATILNNKVSNLNSRSAVYQNACIKEVKGGSKQLKLNLNRFAGRQIFVLKQSKDIIYSVESFSNGRFTIKIKCDKLSPFTFNSQDYDCAMPFFDEKHQTLYYCSNKPGGFGSWDIYSSNYNNGKWNEPVNLGDQVNTPFTDIFPQISDYGLLFSTNGRIGAGGFDNYLFSFKDKIAHNLAVFNSPEDDFCLQEINNTSIGIQNGQLVDYQLSVKNFLSDIKKQEAELIAFLYPERLEAAKRSKVRQDSLQNVAKQIKLRKEKEEYEKKLVQWNSLKNLYYEIEQTNIKQWQKPRIDSIIQTISDLQVKQVYLIAYADGFGTSLFNRSIASKRAFSMMDYLASHENLKGVSFIPVIMGETLSTPDKSDCKTRKVEFKIAREAFSAKGLLAVLSQEEPDSILSQNYQSTDLPQSNKLKYQKVRAWHKVLAGETIGEISLKYNCPIQRIEQMNNINDGIIMLNEYLFIPEENITNLTKNNN
- a CDS encoding IS66 family transposase, with the protein product MSLKLENKNKDELLELIQKQNLLIQENEQIITSQQNYIKQLQRIAFGSKSERFAKGSVDENQLSLSFEELAQKDKDIKDETVKEKISYTRKKASNHKGRNKLPEHLPVREIIINPEENINGLKKIGEERTEILEYTPGKFFKLVLIRPKYEKENQEGVLIANMPSRPIEKCLAGNALLSSILINKYVDHLPLYRQRQIFKRADIEIAPSTIDSWVQQLGDLLNPLYEAMVNTVKNDGYLQADETPTRVLDKQKKGKTHRGFYWVYHSPLKRMVVFDYQKRRNKDAPRKILNEFAGYLQTDGYKVYDQYKNKKEVTHLACWAHARRYFEKALDQDQTRAEFAMLQIQKIYAIEREISDLSADQKKAVRLEKSLPVLNNFGKWICNESKLVLPKSPIGKAFLYAINLWDSLLAYLYNGELLIDNNPIENSIRPNALGRKNYLFAGSHEGAKRTAMFYTFFGTCKMHNVDPQKWLNSVLEQIADHKVNKLYELFPQNLM
- the tnpB gene encoding IS66 family insertion sequence element accessory protein TnpB (TnpB, as the term is used for proteins encoded by IS66 family insertion elements, is considered an accessory protein, since TnpC, encoded by a neighboring gene, is a DDE family transposase.); protein product: MIAISTNTKIFVYSQPCDMRKGFDGLSGLVQNRMQLDPMNGYLFVFFNKNRTHVKILSWDSDGFCIYYKRLEKGTFKRPTARIDTPNFELTNEELFMILQGIDFEKCKKRRRYLSTNFVD